Proteins co-encoded in one Oncorhynchus masou masou isolate Uvic2021 chromosome 22, UVic_Omas_1.1, whole genome shotgun sequence genomic window:
- the LOC135509244 gene encoding tripartite motif-containing protein 44-like isoform X3 has product MTDEREPWRGSGGPDEDELPQMDGSCDACEPDEAQPATQVCHTCSFAFCPAHAEKHACSTRHQLMPYGQEVLQPQSKRLGRDRYIREGAGEERVQGMRPAAEPGVMETGACGGAGIQENGVCGGERDQGKGKVDDEEAVAALEGVSKGDAVTVERLRCQEHGQEGTLYCKADEKVICVVCAVQGEHREHEIVTLREAYVWQKSREGYDLLGCTQNMADHIKPKWTNPEMSTEQLEAYVNSQFDDLYRLVRLEEKRTLHLVDLKEAFLTAAAAENIAEITIHTKRLQEEMACITQQLGQLDQAGAQPGAAIAALVQGGAPGPSPRPAIP; this is encoded by the exons atgacagacgAAAGGGAACCCtggagaggaagtggaggaccTGATGAGGACGAGCTACCGCAGATGGATGGGTCATGTGATGCATGTGAGCCTGATGAGGCCCAGCCGGCGACCCAGGTGTGTCACACCTGCAGCTTCGCCTTCTGCCCTGCCCATGCCGAGAAACACGCCTGCAGCACACGACACCAGCTGATGCCCTACGGCCAGGAAGTGTTGCAGCCACAGTCCAAACGGCTGGGCAGGGACAGATACATAAGGGAGGGGGCAGGGGAGGAAAGGGTACAGGGAATGAGGCCTGCGGCAGAGCCAGGGGTGATGGAAACTGGGGCATGCGGTGGGGCTGGGATACAAGAGAACggtgtgtgtggaggagagagagaccaggggaagGGGAAGGTTGATGATGAAGAGGCAGTGGCGGCTCTAGAGGGGGTTAGTAAGGGGGACGCAGTGACAGTGGAGAGGCTGCGCTGTCAGGAGCATGGCCAGGAGGGCACTCTCTATTGCAAGGCTGATGAGAAGGTCATCTGTGTGGTGTGTGCCGTGCAGGGGGAACACCGCGAACATGAGATCGTCACCCTGCGCGAGGCCTACGTCTGGCAGAAG AGCAGGGAGGGTTACGACCTGCTGGGCTGCACACAGAACATGGCTGACCACATCAAGCCCAAGTGGACCAACCCTGAG ATGTCTACAGAGCAGTTGGAGGCGTATGTCAACAGTCAGTTTGATGACCTCTACCGGCTGGTTCgtctggaggagaagaggaccCTCCACCTGGTTGACCTGAAGGAAGCCTTCCTGACTGCCGCCGCCGCTGAGAATATCGCTGAGATCACCATTCACACCAAGCGGCTCCAGGAGGAGATGGCCTGCATCACACAGCAACTGGGCCAGCTGGACCAGGCTGGGGCACAGCCTGGGGCCGCAATAGCAGCCCTAGTCCAGGGAGGAGCACCTGGCCCGAGCCCCAGACCAGCG
- the LOC135509244 gene encoding tripartite motif-containing protein 44-like isoform X1 — MTDEREPWRGSGGPDEDELPQMDGSCDACEPDEAQPATQVCHTCSFAFCPAHAEKHACSTRHQLMPYGQEVLQPQSKRLGRDRYIREGAGEERVQGMRPAAEPGVMETGACGGAGIQENGVCGGERDQGKGKVDDEEAVAALEGVSKGDAVTVERLRCQEHGQEGTLYCKADEKVICVVCAVQGEHREHEIVTLREAYVWQKSREGYDLLGCTQNMADHIKPKWTNPEMSTEQLEAYVNSQFDDLYRLVRLEEKRTLHLVDLKEAFLTAAAAENIAEITIHTKRLQEEMACITQQLGQLDQAGAQPGAAIAALVQGGAPGPSPRPAQRNIEARPRFPEPRRDPRDYGEGRSGSSMGHAP, encoded by the exons atgacagacgAAAGGGAACCCtggagaggaagtggaggaccTGATGAGGACGAGCTACCGCAGATGGATGGGTCATGTGATGCATGTGAGCCTGATGAGGCCCAGCCGGCGACCCAGGTGTGTCACACCTGCAGCTTCGCCTTCTGCCCTGCCCATGCCGAGAAACACGCCTGCAGCACACGACACCAGCTGATGCCCTACGGCCAGGAAGTGTTGCAGCCACAGTCCAAACGGCTGGGCAGGGACAGATACATAAGGGAGGGGGCAGGGGAGGAAAGGGTACAGGGAATGAGGCCTGCGGCAGAGCCAGGGGTGATGGAAACTGGGGCATGCGGTGGGGCTGGGATACAAGAGAACggtgtgtgtggaggagagagagaccaggggaagGGGAAGGTTGATGATGAAGAGGCAGTGGCGGCTCTAGAGGGGGTTAGTAAGGGGGACGCAGTGACAGTGGAGAGGCTGCGCTGTCAGGAGCATGGCCAGGAGGGCACTCTCTATTGCAAGGCTGATGAGAAGGTCATCTGTGTGGTGTGTGCCGTGCAGGGGGAACACCGCGAACATGAGATCGTCACCCTGCGCGAGGCCTACGTCTGGCAGAAG AGCAGGGAGGGTTACGACCTGCTGGGCTGCACACAGAACATGGCTGACCACATCAAGCCCAAGTGGACCAACCCTGAG ATGTCTACAGAGCAGTTGGAGGCGTATGTCAACAGTCAGTTTGATGACCTCTACCGGCTGGTTCgtctggaggagaagaggaccCTCCACCTGGTTGACCTGAAGGAAGCCTTCCTGACTGCCGCCGCCGCTGAGAATATCGCTGAGATCACCATTCACACCAAGCGGCTCCAGGAGGAGATGGCCTGCATCACACAGCAACTGGGCCAGCTGGACCAGGCTGGGGCACAGCCTGGGGCCGCAATAGCAGCCCTAGTCCAGGGAGGAGCACCTGGCCCGAGCCCCAGACCAGCG CAGCGCAACATTGAGGCCAGGCCAAG
- the LOC135509244 gene encoding tripartite motif-containing protein 44-like isoform X2 translates to MTDEREPWRGSGGPDEDELPQMDGSCDACEPDEAQPATQVCHTCSFAFCPAHAEKHACSTRHQLMPYGQEVLQPQSKRLGRDRYIREGAGEERVQGMRPAAEPGVMETGACGGAGIQENGVCGGERDQGKGKVDDEEAVAALEGVSKGDAVTVERLRCQEHGQEGTLYCKADEKVICVVCAVQGEHREHEIVTLREAYVWQKSREGYDLLGCTQNMADHIKPKWTNPEMSTEQLEAYVNSQFDDLYRLVRLEEKRTLHLVDLKEAFLTAAAAENIAEITIHTKRLQEEMACITQQLGQLDQAGAQPGAAIAALVQGGAPGPSPRPARNIEARPRFPEPRRDPRDYGEGRSGSSMGHAP, encoded by the exons atgacagacgAAAGGGAACCCtggagaggaagtggaggaccTGATGAGGACGAGCTACCGCAGATGGATGGGTCATGTGATGCATGTGAGCCTGATGAGGCCCAGCCGGCGACCCAGGTGTGTCACACCTGCAGCTTCGCCTTCTGCCCTGCCCATGCCGAGAAACACGCCTGCAGCACACGACACCAGCTGATGCCCTACGGCCAGGAAGTGTTGCAGCCACAGTCCAAACGGCTGGGCAGGGACAGATACATAAGGGAGGGGGCAGGGGAGGAAAGGGTACAGGGAATGAGGCCTGCGGCAGAGCCAGGGGTGATGGAAACTGGGGCATGCGGTGGGGCTGGGATACAAGAGAACggtgtgtgtggaggagagagagaccaggggaagGGGAAGGTTGATGATGAAGAGGCAGTGGCGGCTCTAGAGGGGGTTAGTAAGGGGGACGCAGTGACAGTGGAGAGGCTGCGCTGTCAGGAGCATGGCCAGGAGGGCACTCTCTATTGCAAGGCTGATGAGAAGGTCATCTGTGTGGTGTGTGCCGTGCAGGGGGAACACCGCGAACATGAGATCGTCACCCTGCGCGAGGCCTACGTCTGGCAGAAG AGCAGGGAGGGTTACGACCTGCTGGGCTGCACACAGAACATGGCTGACCACATCAAGCCCAAGTGGACCAACCCTGAG ATGTCTACAGAGCAGTTGGAGGCGTATGTCAACAGTCAGTTTGATGACCTCTACCGGCTGGTTCgtctggaggagaagaggaccCTCCACCTGGTTGACCTGAAGGAAGCCTTCCTGACTGCCGCCGCCGCTGAGAATATCGCTGAGATCACCATTCACACCAAGCGGCTCCAGGAGGAGATGGCCTGCATCACACAGCAACTGGGCCAGCTGGACCAGGCTGGGGCACAGCCTGGGGCCGCAATAGCAGCCCTAGTCCAGGGAGGAGCACCTGGCCCGAGCCCCAGACCAGCG CGCAACATTGAGGCCAGGCCAAG